One genomic segment of Ipomoea triloba cultivar NCNSP0323 chromosome 9, ASM357664v1 includes these proteins:
- the LOC116030462 gene encoding uncharacterized protein LOC116030462: MGSGDDRTFRVNFSGEGVAQLREHVNEKLKEFMGDYTDDTLVEYVIVLLKNGRHKEEARNELDVFLGDDSDSFVSWLWDHLGSNLNLYVQQRENPLDDVITTRPASDEKAGKNDTCQFGSESNKVGSDKSRPRHRRGWKGLVRDTDQHPPLRSVVVDISHREEGKHKKPGRIKRSISPQPEVQRKRSRHDYQPKVKREAISQATIAAPRRLLQFAVRDAVATSRPSHLATEPSLKRIRSVVSTSLEDSSIEKYLHRKQSVARGPNATMTAIKAVAEAAKDLTKVRSSVNVFDRLGHAANTMDTSALVEESREDIAEDTEDETFVDVMEVPPTYHQRNYTGQYARKLHGNTGMAFDPGSDDGGYNDINVVGQEDLGATGTFVGKTGVSPLMVDYRVVNTADGIMPKALKNQDQPTSIPNASRKMMTGSLNVNTWKSTQYQEARKALRVEACESTENSGVVAAKPRMPFLKKNSDPVTVENRSLKPSADTEKESQKIHSVPGLYSTGPAPEDTDSRTIFVNNVHFAATKDSLSRHFNKFGEVLKVVILTDAATRQPKGSAYVEFMRKESAERALSLDGTSFMSRILKVVKKGSAPPEATSVMTWPRVVRGGPFTASRFGRVPFPRGTPNVYRAQLPIKPGARSMQWKRDAKLTSTENVGRAVASNNAMSPMTARSMTYVRAEQKTN, from the exons ATGGGGAGTGGAGATGATCGGACGTTTAGGGTGAATTTCAGCGGCGAAGGAGTGGCGCAGCTTCGGGAGCATGTGAATGAGAAACTCAAGGAGTTCATGGGGGACTACACTGACGATACACTCGtg GAATATGTGATAGTCTTGCTTAAAAATGGAAGGCATAAAGAAGAAGCAAGGAATGAATTGGATGTTTTCCTTGGTGATGACAGTGACTCTTTTGTCTCGtg GTTGTGGGATCATCTTGGTTCAAATTTAAATCTATATGTACAACAAAGAGAAAACCCTCTTGATGATGTGATCACAACAAGACCCGCCAGTGATGAGAAGGCTGGTAAGAATGACACTTGCCAATTTGGATCTGAATCTAACAAAGTGGGATCAGACAAATCAAGACCCCGCCACAGAAGGGGGTGGAAAGGGCTGGTGAGAGATACAGATCAACACCCACCTCTACGAAGTGTTGTGGTTGATATTAGTCACAGAGAAGAGGGAAAACATAAAAAACCTGGTCGTATAAAACGATCTATCTCACCCCAACCAGAAGTTCAGAGGAAGAGAAGTCGGCATGACTATCAACCTAAAGTGAAG AGAGAAGCCATTTCTCAAGCAACAATTGCTGCTCCGCGGAGGTTGCTGCAATTTGCAGTGCGAGATGCTGTGGCTACCTCAAGGCCGTCTCATTTAGCTACTGAACCATCACTGAAGCGTATTCGCTCTGTGGTTTCTACATCCTTGGAGGACTCTTCAATAGAGAAATACCTACACAGAAAACAATCTGTTGCAAGAGGACCGAATGCCACTATGACTGCTATTAAAGCTGTTGCTGAAGCTGCCAAAGATTTGACAAAAGTTAGGTCCTCAGTTAATGTGTTTGATAGGCTTGGTCATGCCGCTAACACAATGGATACCTCAGCTCTGGTAGAGGAGTCAAGGGAAGATATTGCTGAAGATACGGAAGATGAAACTTTTGTTGATGTTATGGAAGTTCCCCCAACTTATCATCAAAGAAATTATACTGGACAGTATGCTAGAAAATTGCATGGCAACACTGGGATGGCTTTTGATCCTGGATCAGATGATGGAGGTTATAATGACATTAATGTTGTGGGCCAAGAGGATTTGGGTGCCACAGGCACATTTGTTGGAAAGACGGGTGTTAGCCCACTGATGGTTGACTACAGAGTGGTTAACACTGCAGATGGAATAATGCCTAAGGCATTAAAGAATCAGGATCAACCTACATCCATACCAAATGCTTCTCGTAAGATGATGACTGGATCCCTGAATGTGAATACTTGGAAATCAACTCAATATCAGGAGGCAAGGAAGGCATTGAGAGTAGAGGCTTGTGAATCTACAGAAAACAGTGGGGTTGTGGCTGCCAAGCCTCGCATGCCATTTTTGAAAAAGAACAGTGATCCTGTGACAGTTGAGAATAGGAGT TTGAAGCCCAGTGCAGATACAGAAAAGGAATCCCAAAAGATACATTCTGTTCCTG GCTTATATTCTACTGGTCCAGCCCCAGAAGATACTGATTCCCGGacaatttttgtcaataat GTTCATTTTGCTGCTACAAAGGACAGTCTTTCACGACACTTCAATAAGTTTGGAGAAGTGCTTAAAGTGGTCATTTTGACTGATGCTGCAACTAGACAACCTAAAGG GTCAGCTTATGTGGAGTTCATGAGAAAGGAATCAGCGGAGCGTGCTTTATCTCTTGATGGAACCTCATTCATGTCACGCATCCTCAAG GTTGTGAAGAAAGGCTCAGCTCCTCCAGAAGCAACATCTGTCATGACTTGGCCTCGAGTAGTGAGAGGAGGCCCTTTCACTGCTTCTAGGTTTGGCAGGGTTCCTTTTCCTCGAGGCACACCGAATGTATATAGGGCCCAGCTCCCGATCAAACCTGGTGCAAGGAGCATGCAATGGAAGCGTGATGCTAAGTTAACTTCAACAGAAAATGTTGGTAGAGCAGTAGCCTCAAACAATGCCATGTCACCTATGACTGCTCGGAGCATGACATATGTTCGGGCTGAACAGAAAACAAATTGA
- the LOC116028451 gene encoding zinc finger A20 and AN1 domain-containing stress-associated protein 8-like: protein MEQNDASCQAPQAPILCVNNCGFFGTEATMNMCSKCYKDTMLKQEQAKLAATSIENIVNGGSSSSGKAVHFVVGAEEDSAVSTVVPTQISCAPPVSDNGEQAKEGPKRCNTCRKRVGLTGFNCRCGHLFCAVHRYSDKHDCPFDYHKAAQDAITKANPVVRAEKLDKI, encoded by the coding sequence ATGGAGCAAAATGATGCTAGCTGCCAAGCTCCTCAAGCCCCAATCCTTTGCGTCAATAATTGTGGGTTCTTTGGAACAGAAGCTACAATGAATATGTGTTCCAAGTGCTACAAAGACACGATGTTGAAGCAAGAGCAGGCAAAACTTGCTGCTACATCTATCGAGAACATCGTAAATGGGGGTTCCAGCTCCAGCGGGAAGGCGGTACATTTCGTTGTGGGTGCAGAGGAAGACTCTGCTGTGTCCACGGTGGTGCCAACCCAAATCTCGTGTGCACCACCCGTAAGTGACAATGGTGAGCAGGCGAAAGAAGGCCCAAAAAGATGCAACACTTGCAGGAAGCGCGTTGGACTAACAGGCTTCAACTGTCGATGCGGGCATCTTTTCTGTGCAGTGCATCGCTACTCTGACAAACATGACTGCCCTTTTGATTATCACAAGGCAGCGCAGGATGCGATTACCAAAGCCAACCCAGTTGTTAGGGCCGAAAAACTAGACAAAATCTAA
- the LOC116029573 gene encoding glucose-1-phosphate adenylyltransferase small subunit, chloroplastic/amyloplastic-like, translated as MLLKSTTTLPDEIEDKVENLDDDDNEVLKAVNKIYSRRRFIITDEDADDSSTIPGISMNPIIAIAQAKKRREVSGFDDEEEYDEENDEINVVAKALHKCGDSDFKPVLKPYQLVGINLLSLLYRKKIGGAILTVVALPMDEKRATAFGLMTIGVEGRIIEFVEKPKGELLIAMKVDITILGLDDKRAKEMPYILPPCIRSITVFVVVNLLRQKFPGANDFGSEVIPGATSIGLRVQAYLFDGYWEDTGTIEAFYNANLGITKEPVPDFNFYYRSAAIYTQPLYLPPKMLDVDVIDSVIGEDCVIRNFKIHHSMVGLRSCISKGAIIKDALLMGAYYYEPDAD; from the exons ATGTTATTGAAATCGACGACAACTCTTCCCGATGAAATCGAGGATAAAGTGGAGAATTTAGACGACGACGATAACGAGGTGCTCAAGGCAGTGAATAAAATCTACAGCCGCCGTAGGTTCATCATTACCGATGAGGATGCGGATGATT CATCTACTATACCAGGAATATCAATGAACCCGATTATTGCAATTGCTCAGGCGAAGAAACGACGGGAGGTTTCGGGCTTTGACGATGAGGAAGAGTATGATGAAGAGAATGATGAAATCAATGTTGTTGCCAAGGCTTTGCATAAGTGTG GGGACTCAGATTTTAAGCCAGTGTTGAAGCCTTATCAGCTAGTAGGAATCAATCTCCTTTCTCTGTTATACAGAAAGAAAATTGGAGGAGCAATACTGACAGTTGTTGCACTGCCAATGGATGAGAAACGTGCCACTGCCTTTGGTCTCATGACGATTGGTGTAGAAGGAAGGATTATTGAATTTGTAGAGAAACCAAAAGGAGAGCTGTTGATAGCTATGAAGGTTGATATCACTATTTTAGGTCTTGATGATAAAAGAGCTAAAGAGATgccttatat ATTACCTCCATGCATAAGGTCGATAACTGTTTTTGTGGTGGTTAACCTACTTCGACAAAAGTTCCCTGGAGCAAATGATTTTGGAAGTGAAGTTATTCCTGGTGCAACATCCATTGGATTGAGAGTTCAAGCTTATTTGTTTGATGGCTACTGGGAAGATACTGGTACAATTGAAGCCTTCTATAATGCCAATTTGGGAATCACAAAGGAACCTGTACCAGATTTCAACTTCTATTACCGATCAGCTGCCATTTACACTCAGCCTCTATATTTACCTCCTAAAATGCTTGATGTCGATGTCATAGACAGTGTTATTGGTGAAGATTGTGTAATCAGAAACTTTAAAATTCACCATTCTATGGTTGGACTTAGATCATGCATATCGAAGGGAGCAATTATAAAAGATGCATTATTGATGGGAGCATATTACTATGAGCCGGATGCTGACTAG
- the LOC116028286 gene encoding zinc finger A20 and AN1 domain-containing stress-associated protein 5-like produces MAQKTEKEETEFKVVRETIAPCVNNCGVSGNPATGNLCQKCFDAVSTSVSASSVTIPHKFSDKSPRSTVQRSSPETTRPGVKKQEDLRLTGGDDSSPAPPRREVSRCSGCRRKVGLTGFRCRCGELFCGEHRYSDRHDCSYDYKAAGREAIARENPVVKAAKIIKL; encoded by the coding sequence ATGGCTCAGAAGACGGAGAAAGAGGAGACGGAGTTCAAGGTCGTCCGCGAGACTATTGCGCCGTGCGTCAACAACTGCGGCGTTTCCGGAAACCCTGCCACCGGCAATCTCTGCCAGAAATGCTTCGACGCCGTCTCCACCTCCGTTTCCGCCTCATCGGTGACGATTCCTCATAAATTCTCCGACAAATCTCCTAGATCTACCGTTCAGAGGTCGTCGCCGGAAACAACGCGTCCAGGTGTGAAGAAACAGGAGGATCTGAGGTTAACAGGCGGCGATGATAGTTCGCCAGCTCCGCCTAGGAGAGAGGTGAGCCGGTGCTCTGGTTGCCGGAGAAAGGTAGGATTAACCGGATTCCGATGCCGTTGCGGCGAGCTTTTCTGCGGCGAACATCGGTACTCTGACCGACACGACTGCAGCTACGACTACAAAGCTGCTGGCCGAGAGGCGATCGCCCGAGAGAATCCAGTCGTGAAGGCCGCTAAGATCATCAAACTTTAA